The nucleotide sequence GTGGACCAAATCAATACTCAGGCAAGTCGATGGAAAAGGCCCATGAAGGAATGGATATACAGCCAGCTCAATTTGATGCGATTGCCAAACATCTTCATGATGCACTAGCACACTATGATGTACCTGAAAATGATATTGATGAGGCATTAACGAAAGTCGCTTCATTACGAGAAGATATTATCTATAAATAACTCCTTAAAATGGCTGACTCGAACTGGGTCAGTCATTTTGGTGCGCCTTGATTTTTACTTCTCTCATATCAAGAAGCATTACATAGTTTTCAAGTTACTTATGTTATAATCTTAAACACTATAGGTTTTCAAAATTTGATTAGCTTAATTTCTCTATCAAATTCCAGAAAAGGTGATTAAGGTGCATATTAATAAGTTTGTAACGCCTGAAATTATTTTTGGCAGTAATGCAATTGAACAAACAGGGGATGCATGCAGGCGACTTGGGGCAAAAAAAGTCTTAATCGTTAGTGACCGCGGTGTTATTGAAGCAGGTTGGTTGGAAAGGATTATAGAAAATTGTAAGAATTCTGGCTTAGAGTGGTCGTCATTTTATGAAGTGACGACGAACCCAAAGGATTATGAGGTAGAAAAGGGGAGTCGGATATATATTGAGCAGGAATGTGATGCGATTATAGGGGTAGGCGGAGGAAGTGCTCTTGATGTAGCAAAAGGGATTGCTATTCTTGCGACAAATCAGGTGGAAATTCATCAATACGAAGGCGTCGATAAAATTGAAAAGCCTCTTCCACCTATGGTGATGGTAGCGACAACAGCGGGTTCAGGCTCGGAAGTTTCGCAATTTTCAGTTATTGTAGACAGCAAAAGGAAAAAGAAAATGACGATTGTCTCAAAGACGCTCATCCCTGATATCGCGATTGTTGATCCATATACATTAGTAACGAAAGACCCTTCTCTTACAGCTTCAACAGGAATGGATGTGCTTACTCATGCAATTGAGTCATATGTCAGTATAGCCTCCACATCTTTAACAGATATTCAGGCAGAAAGTGCTCTCACACTTGTAGCTAAAAATTTGAGGCCTTCGGTGGCATCTAAAACAAATAGAAGTGCAAAGGAAGCAATGGCAATGGCAAGCCTACAGGCTGGACTCGCCTTCTCAAATGCCATATTAGGTGCTGCACATGCAATCTCACATGCGATTGGGGGAAGGTTTCCGATGGCTCATGGTGAAATTAACGCGATCTTGCTGCCTCACGTGATGGAATTTAATTTTATCGCAGCCCCTGATAAGTTTAAAAAGATAGCACAACTTATGGGCGTGGATACGCGTTGCATGACAGAAAAGGAAGCAGTAATGCAGGCAATCAATCTCGTTAATGAAATTTCTCGTGATATCGGAGCACCACAATCCTTAAAGGAAATAGGCCTAACAGAAGAACACGTTTCATCAATGAGTGAAATCGCTATTGCCGATGCCTGTATGATTACAAACCCAAGAGATACGACGATTAAGAATGTAAAACAGTTAATCTTAAAGGCGATGTGAAATTTCAAGTTTGGAGTGAGGATGCATTTTGATTCACGATAAAAAGGAAGAAATGATTTCCCGTTTAACTGGAGTTAAGTCGTCGAAGAAAAATTATTACACAGAATTAAAAACAAGCATTGAACAATTAAAAAAGAAAAATTTACAGCTCGAAATTATGAATGAAGTTATGAAAAGCATTAAGGTGGATATGTCGATCGATGCTATTTTAGAAAATGTAGCATTGAAGCTGAAGGCTATTATCAATTTTGACCGATTAAGTCTTTCTCTATTAAACAATGACCATCTTTCTTTAACGTATGTGTACCCTGATACTTCTAAGATTTTAGAGAAGGGTACTAACATCCCGTGTGAAAATTCGATCTATTGGAGTGTTGTTAAAGAAAAAAAACGAAAAGCTCAGTCATTAACTGATTCTTCCTATGCTTCTTTTGAAAAAGAACTCCTTCTCCAATTAAACATCAAAAATGTGCTTGTGTTACCTGTTTATATTAAAAGTAAAGTAATAGGCGTGATAAGCTTTGGGAGAAAAAAAGATGAAGTTTGGGAATCTTCAGACCAGTTGTTTTTAGAGCAGCTTGCAGATCATTTAGCCGTCAGTATTGATAATTCCCGTTTATATAATCAAGTGCTTCAGGGGAAAAAAGAATGGGAAGATACATTTAAAGCAGTAGATGATTTAATTATGATTTTTGATACCGATATGAATGTACTTCAGTATAACCATGCTTTGAACAACTTTTTTGAGTGGCACCAATCTAATTCAGTAATCGATTTTCATTCATCGTTAGGAGTAGAATGTTTAAATTTAGTAAAGAAAACCATTGGTTCAAGGAAGCAAACATACGAAGAGGTCCAGTTTGATAAGAATCGCACATGTGAAATGTATGCTTACCCTGTCCATAATGATGAGATGGAAATGTATGCAGTAATTGTAAATATGAAAGATGTAACGGAAAAACGAAAGATGGAAGTTCAACTGCTGCATTCAGGAAAGTTAGCTGCAATTGGTGAAATGGCGGCAGGGGTTGCCCATGAATTAAATAGTCCGCTTACTGCAATTCTAGGAAACTCCCAGCTGTTGATGCGTTCAACTCCGAAAGAAGAGCATTCTTATATAATGTTGCAGGACATTAAGAACTGTGGAGATCGGTGTAAAAATATAATTAAAAGCTTGCTTACTTTTTCTCGGCAAGATGATTATTCCTTTGATCATTGTTCATTGAATCACGCGGTGGACCAGGTATTAAACTTAGTAAAGTTTCAAATTGAACGAAATCAGATCAAGGTTATGGCTTCTTTAGATGAAAGTTTACCAACTTTCTATGGAAATCAACCTCAAATTGAGCAAGTCATTATAAATCTTCTTATTAATGCGAGAGATGCATTTGAAAGTTTTGAAACAACAGATAAAATGATCGAAATCAGTACTTATCAGGATGAAAAGGCAATCTTTCTTTCAATACGAGATAACGGAATGGGCATTGAGAAGGAACGGTTGAATGAAATTTTCCATCCTTTTCATACAACGAAAGGTTCTAATAAAGGGACGGGGCTCGGCTTGTCAGTTAGTCTAGGAATTGCTAGAGCTCACGGAGGGACGATTGAGGTAAGTAGTGAAGTAGGAAAAGGGAGTCTTTTTGTATTGCGAATTCCACTCAAATAGCAGGGGGGATAAAATGATTCGTCTTCTAATTATTGACGATGAAAGAGAAGTCGGGAATTTTTTGTCCCATTTATTTAGAACAAAAGGCTATGAGTCAACAGTTCTCTACAGTGGGAACGAGTTTGAACACCTAGATTTAACAAAAGACCTCTTCCATCTAGCATTAGTGGATTTAATGCTGCCGGATATAAGTGGACTTGAGATCTTAACAAAGTTAAAAAGGGCACAACCGCAGTGTAAAGTCATTATCATGACAGGACACAGTACGATTCAAACAGCAGTTGAAGCAATCAAGAGGGGAGCCAATGATTATATTGCGAAACCATTTGATGAACTTGATGTCCTAGAGCAGCAAATTGATGACTTTTTAATATCAGATATTTCTGAAACAGAACAAAAGGTTTATCAAATTGCTCAGGATGCTGGGCTGGTCGTTGGAGAAAATCAAGAAATGAAGGATTTATTGAAAACAGCATATAAGGTTTCCAGAAAGAATGTAAATGTACTGATTGAAGGAGAGACAGGTACCGGAAAAGAAGTTTTGTCTCGATTTATTCATGAGGCTAGCCCAAAAAATCAAGAGGCTTTTATCGGAGTAAATTGTGGTGCGATTTCGGAATCACTACTAGAAAGCGAGCTTTTTGGTCATGAAAAAGGCTCATTTACAGGTGCAACACGTGAAAGAAAAGGATTATTTGAAGTGACGAATAATGGAACCTTGTTTTTAGATGAAATCGTTGAAGCGTCACATGCGATTCAAGTAAAGCTTCTTAGAGTTTTAGAGACAGGGGAGTTTATGAGAATTGGCAGTGAGAAGCATATTCGAACCAATGTAAGAGTACTTGCTGCGACAAATGAAAATCTTATGGAAGCAGTTAAAAAGAAGAAGTTCCGAGAAGACTTATTTTATAGATTAAACGTTGTTACCTTGACGATTCCACCCCTGCGTAATCGAAAAGAAGACATACCAGTGTTAGTTGAAATGTTTTTGCAAAAGCATACTGAAAATGAATTAACGTTTTCAGTAGATGCCATGAAAAGGTTACAAAGCTATGACTGGCCAGGAAATGTGCGAGAGCTGATGAATGTATTGACTAGAGCAGTAATGCTAACTGACCCGGAACAGAAAATAATCGTTGCTGAAGACTTACCATTACCAAAAGATTCCTTACCTTCAAGTTTTAAAGTGACAAACAATGAACGGGCTGGTGAGGTTGAGCCTTTATGTGAAATTGAAGAAATGTTGAATACATGTATAGAAGAGATTATAAGTGTCGTGAATAAGGAAGACGAAATTCAACTAGAAAGCGTTCTGAATAGGGTAAAAGGTTTCGAAAAAGAATTAGGAAAAGCATTAATACAAGAGACGTTGCGTGACACACTTGGTAACCGAAAAGAAGCGGCTAAACGATTGAACATTTCTATTCGTAAGCTTCGTTATTTGTTAAATGAAAAAACATACTCTCCAAAAGAATCATCATGATTTTTAAGGAGGGTATGTCGACTTCGTTACGAATCATATGATTGAAGGGCATTTACCCCATGGGCAAGTGCAGAACCTGCTTTTAGAGCAGTGGATACAAAAACAGCCTCGCCTATTTCTTCTTTTGTTGCCCCGAACTTTTTGGCCCTCTTTGTATGCAAATCAATACAATAGGGACAACCGGTTGTGTGGGCTGAAGCGACGGCAATTAATTCTTTTTCTTTTGTAGAAAGACTACCTGGTTTAATGGATAATTGATCGAATTGAACAAAAGAAGAAAAGGGTGGTTTATTAAGGTCAGCAAATTCTTTCAATCTATCGAAATAAGATTGTTTGTATAAGATTTCTCTTTCTGTGTCATCATACGAGTTTAGGGCATTCACTCCGTGCGCAAGTGCGGAACCTGCTTTTAAAGAAGTAGCGACCATGATAGCCTCCGACATTTCTTCCTTTGTGCCGCCTTTCTTTTTGAACTGGTTAACATGGAGCTCAATACAATAGGGACATCCAGTAATGTGAGCAATAGCAATGGCGATACATTCTTTAAACTTAGCTGACAAAACTCCTTCTGTTAAGCTAAGCTCATTAAAGGATACAAATGCTTGAAATATCTCAGGAGCTAACTCCATAAATTCATCAAGTGGCTCTAAATTACTTTTCTTATATAATACTTCATTGGTCATAATCTCCACCTCCAAAAATGAAAAAGGGAGAACAAATATATACGGTTCTCCCTTTCCTTCGTTTTACTTTTGAAAGTAAGGCTTAGTCATCTAACGTTAAAACGACGCGACCGTTTATTTTTCCTTGTTCCATTCTGTCAAAAATACTATTAATATTATCAAGGGAATCGGTAGAGATATTTGTTTTCACTTTCCCCTCTGCTGCGAATGCAATAGCCTCTTGTAAGTCTTTTCTCGTTCCGACGATGGAGCCTTTTACTGTAACTCCGTTTAGAACCGTATCAAAAATTGGAATTGGTAGTTCATCGTTAGGGAGTCCGACAACAACGAGGGTACCTCCGCGTTTCACTGAACCATAAGCTTGTTCAAACGCTTTCTTATTCACAGCAACACTTACCGCAGCTTGGACACCCCCAACCTTTTCTTTTATGTCATTAATCGGATCTGTCTTCATAGCATTCACGGTAAGGTCTGCGCCTAATGTTGTAGCAAGTTCTAGCTTATCGTCTTGAATGTCTACGGCGACCACATTGAATCCCATGGCTTTCGCATATTGTAGTGCAACATGTCCAAGTCCGCCTATGCCATAAATAGCGACCCAGTCACCAGCTTTTGCATCACTTACTTTTAAGGCTTTATAAGTTGTAACCCCAGCACAAAAGATGGGAGAAATTTCAGCGAGGTCCACTCCATCAGGTATTTTTACGACATATTTAGCAGGTGCTTTACAGTATTCTGCATAACCGCCGTCAACAGAATACCCTGCATTTAATTGGTCTGGGCAAAGTGTTTCACGTCCTGTTAAACAATATTCACATTCACCGCAAGCGGAGTATAACCATGGGATCCCAACCTTATCTCCAACTTTAATTGAACTAGTTACTCCTTCTGCAACTTCTTCAACAATTCCAACACCTTCATGACCAGGTATTAATGGAAGCTTTGGCTTGACTGGCCAATCTCCATGGGCTGCATGTAGGTCTGTATGACACACCCCGCACGCTTTGATTTTGACAAGTATTTCTCCGTATTCAAGCTCAGGAACAGGGACCTCTTTAATTTCAAGCTCTTGCTTAAATTCATTGACCACTGCTGCTTTCATTGTTTTTGGGCGTACTTGATTTGTTGTGTTGTTTTCAAATTTTGTTGTTTCCATTGTAATTCTCCTCTCCTTATTTTTTCACCCTTATACATGCAAATAATGTGCCAATAGTGGAAATATTGCGAATAAAGCGCTTGCATAATAGAAAGAAATTAATTTGGCCAAATTTTCGGCAGCATAGAACGAAAAAACGTTAAGTTTGCCGAGTTCTTGTTGTTTGTACTGAGCAGATTAGAGATGAAATGAGTTGGACTGTAGGGCGAAGTGGGGAAGATGTATGAAGGGCTGGCCAGAATATGCTGACCAGCCCTTCAAGAGGATTCTATTATTTTCTAAATCTTTGTCGAAGAATAGCAAAGCTGCTTAAAAGGAGAAGTGCTGTAATCAGCAGCCACATGGAAGAATTCTTTTGGAAAAGGTCCTTTGTCTCATCTTCTTCCATACTAGAGGAGTGATTACTTGCTTCTTCGTTTACTTCTTGTAAATCAAAGGATTGAATAACGTCTCCTTCGCCGTCTTTGATTTGTAAGGTTCCATCATTCTTTATATTTAAATCAATGACATCATTTAAAAGGTGTGTGAAAAATAATTGTTTGGTTGCTTGAAACTTCTCAGTACCAATTTCAAATATTTTACCTGCCTCTATACTGTCTCGTTGAAAGTGATTAAATCCATAATCTAATAGCTTCGTTGTGTCATCATAGGCATCTTTATTTGTTCTGCTGTTTAGAGTAATCACGATAAGGCTTAGGTCATCCCTTTTCGCAGACGTTGCAAGCGTATATCCTGATTCGTTTACAAACCCTGTTTTGCCTCCTGTTATCCCTTCATAAGGAATTTCTCCTCTTAATAATTTATGGTGAGTAAGAAGGGTCGTATCCCACGTTTTGCCGTTCCATTTTAATTTCTTTGTACCGAATATTTCTTTGAACGTCTCATTTTTTAAAGCATACTGTGTAATTTTTGCAAGGTCTTTTGCTGTTGTTTGATGTTCTGGGTCATAAAGACCGTGCGGGTTTTGAAAATGTGTATGCTTCACCTTGATTTTTTCTTTTAGATAGTTATTTATATCAGTAGAAAAGGTCTTAAGATTACCACTTAAATGCTCAGCAATTGCAACGCCAGCATCATTGCCTGAATTAATGAGGAGCCCTTGTATAAGTTTTCTAAGGGTGACTTGTTCGCCTTTTTCAAGATAGACTTTTGTCCCGTCTGTATTCCTTGCCTTCTCACTTACGGTTACAATAACGTTTAAATTGCCATTTTCGATCGCATAGATCGCTGTTGCCATCTTCGTTAAGCTTGCCGGATACATCGATGCATCTGCATTTTTTTCAAAAAGAATGGCACCTGTTTTAGCATCGATCATAACGGCAGCTTTACTTTTAATCGTTGGAGGAGCGGCTTTTCCGTATGCAGTAGAAGAAACAAAGAGATTTATTATGATTAGCGTTACCAATAAAAATGAATTTTTCAACATATTAACACCTGCTGTTAAATTACTTATTTTTGTTAAACACTTTTAATACAATGTTAACAAAAAAATTTGCAGGGCTATATAAGTAATATCTTCTATGGATAAAAGAGACAGTTTTATTGAAGTTTAGTTGGGTTTGTTATTTGCCCATTCTCTGCATATACTAGAAAGAATCGACTATCAATTAATGAGAAAGGAATGAGTTGATATGAGTGAAATGAAAATTCAAGTGAAACAAAATAATGAAGTGTTTCAAATTATCCCTGTTAAAGGTCAGTCACTACTTGCCTCAGCATTTGAACAAAATGTCCCTCTTGATTATAAGTGTCAAAAAGGGAATTGTACCCGATGTCGAGTAGAGGTGTTAAGCGGTAAGGAATTATGTAACGAGCCGACACCAAAGGAATACGAAAAATTAGAGGCAGAGCTTCAATATGGTTATCGCTTGGCTTGTCAAACCGTACCTGTGAAGTAAGCAGGGTATACATATTAATGTGAAAAAGCACCGTTCCCTACTACAAGTAGAGAGCGGTGCTTCCTTTTCTTTGAAACTTTGAAATAACTAGTTTTAATGAATAGCCCGGTATACGCCGATTACTTTACCGAGAATCATGACATTCCGAAGAATAATTGGTTCCATAGAAGAGTTCTCCGGCTGTAGACGGATATAATCTTTTTCTTTAAAGAAACGCTTAACCGTTGCTTCATCTTCTTCTGTCATCGCTACGACAATTTCTCCATTGTTTGCATGCTGCTGCTTACGAACAATGACTAAGTCGCCGTCATAAATACCAGCTTCAATCATACTTTCTCCGACAACAGTTAGGATAAAGACATCATCATCTGTGGGAACAAAACGTTCAGGAAGAGGTACATATTCTTCAATATTCTCGATTGCAGATATTGGATTACCAGCCGTTACTTTACCGATAATTGGGACATTTACTGTCTCGCTTCGTGGAATTCGTTCTGCAAACTCATCTTCAAGAATTTCGATGGCTCTTGGCTTTGTCGGGTCACGCCGAATAAGACCTTTCTTTTCTAGTCGAGCTAAATGTCCATGAACGGTAGAACTTGAAGCTAAGCCGACAGCTTGACCAATTTCGCGTACAGATGGTGGGTATCCTTTATTTTGTACCTCTTGTTTAATGTAATCGAGGATTTCTTGTTGCCGCTTTGAGATTTTTGGCATTCTTGTATCGCACCTCATTTCAACGTTGATTTGTGTCATATTATAGCAAACTTTTTTTAATGATACAAACATAAGTTCGAAAAAACCCTTGACGGAAACAATTGTTCGCACTAACATAAGGGTACGAACAAACATTCGGAGGGGATAATATGTCGAAACGGGACTTATCTTATTTAATTATGTTGTTTGTAGTCGCAGCAGTTGTTTTTGGGATGGTATTTAAAGAATTACAGCCAGTAAGTGCTGAAGAATATTTGCAAGTAACGATCAAAGAAGGCGATACATTGTGGGAACTATCTGAACAATATAAAATGCATCATAATTATTCCAACCAAGATTTCATTTCATGGGTAGAGCGTAAAAATAACGTCGAAAGTATTTATTTAAAACCAGGGCAAAAAATCATTCTTCCTGTTAAACTAGATCAGGCTGAAGTAGTCATGAAAGATTAAGAAAGGAAGACATTGATGAGGAAAGCCGTTATTTATTGTCGTGTTAGCACAAAGAAGGAAGCCCAGCATTCCTCGTTAGAACGTCAACGTGAAGAGCTGCAGAAGCTTGCAGTAGATTATGAATTTGAAGTTATTCAAACAATTTCAGAAAAAGCAAGTGGTTATGATGTCGACCGGGACGGCATACTAGAAGTATTACAGCTCTTTCGTGATAAAGAGGCTGAAGTACTCCTCATCCAAGATGAAACACGTCTTGGTAGAGGAAACGCAAAGATTGCGTTATTGCATGCATTAAATAAAGATAAAGCAGACATCTTTACGGTTAGTCAGCAAGGACAGCTTCAGCTATCAGAATCTGACTCAATGGTACTCGAAATTGTCGGAATCGTAGAGGAGTATCAACGGAAATTACATAATCTTAAAATTAAACGTGGAATGAAGCGGGCAGTTGAAAAAGGATATCAACCCCAAAACAATTTGAAAAATCAACACATAAATTCAGGACGAGACCGAAAAGAGGTCCCAATCGAGGAAATTGTGCGTCTTCGT is from Bacillus tianshenii and encodes:
- a CDS encoding carboxymuconolactone decarboxylase family protein, yielding MTNEVLYKKSNLEPLDEFMELAPEIFQAFVSFNELSLTEGVLSAKFKECIAIAIAHITGCPYCIELHVNQFKKKGGTKEEMSEAIMVATSLKAGSALAHGVNALNSYDDTEREILYKQSYFDRLKEFADLNKPPFSSFVQFDQLSIKPGSLSTKEKELIAVASAHTTGCPYCIDLHTKRAKKFGATKEEIGEAVFVSTALKAGSALAHGVNALQSYDS
- a CDS encoding 2Fe-2S iron-sulfur cluster-binding protein; its protein translation is MSEMKIQVKQNNEVFQIIPVKGQSLLASAFEQNVPLDYKCQKGNCTRCRVEVLSGKELCNEPTPKEYEKLEAELQYGYRLACQTVPVK
- the lexA gene encoding transcriptional repressor LexA, whose amino-acid sequence is MPKISKRQQEILDYIKQEVQNKGYPPSVREIGQAVGLASSSTVHGHLARLEKKGLIRRDPTKPRAIEILEDEFAERIPRSETVNVPIIGKVTAGNPISAIENIEEYVPLPERFVPTDDDVFILTVVGESMIEAGIYDGDLVIVRKQQHANNGEIVVAMTEEDEATVKRFFKEKDYIRLQPENSSMEPIILRNVMILGKVIGVYRAIH
- a CDS encoding ATP-binding protein; its protein translation is MISRLTGVKSSKKNYYTELKTSIEQLKKKNLQLEIMNEVMKSIKVDMSIDAILENVALKLKAIINFDRLSLSLLNNDHLSLTYVYPDTSKILEKGTNIPCENSIYWSVVKEKKRKAQSLTDSSYASFEKELLLQLNIKNVLVLPVYIKSKVIGVISFGRKKDEVWESSDQLFLEQLADHLAVSIDNSRLYNQVLQGKKEWEDTFKAVDDLIMIFDTDMNVLQYNHALNNFFEWHQSNSVIDFHSSLGVECLNLVKKTIGSRKQTYEEVQFDKNRTCEMYAYPVHNDEMEMYAVIVNMKDVTEKRKMEVQLLHSGKLAAIGEMAAGVAHELNSPLTAILGNSQLLMRSTPKEEHSYIMLQDIKNCGDRCKNIIKSLLTFSRQDDYSFDHCSLNHAVDQVLNLVKFQIERNQIKVMASLDESLPTFYGNQPQIEQVIINLLINARDAFESFETTDKMIEISTYQDEKAIFLSIRDNGMGIEKERLNEIFHPFHTTKGSNKGTGLGLSVSLGIARAHGGTIEVSSEVGKGSLFVLRIPLK
- a CDS encoding LysM peptidoglycan-binding domain-containing protein, with product MSKRDLSYLIMLFVVAAVVFGMVFKELQPVSAEEYLQVTIKEGDTLWELSEQYKMHHNYSNQDFISWVERKNNVESIYLKPGQKIILPVKLDQAEVVMKD
- the adhP gene encoding alcohol dehydrogenase AdhP, encoding MKAAVVNEFKQELEIKEVPVPELEYGEILVKIKACGVCHTDLHAAHGDWPVKPKLPLIPGHEGVGIVEEVAEGVTSSIKVGDKVGIPWLYSACGECEYCLTGRETLCPDQLNAGYSVDGGYAEYCKAPAKYVVKIPDGVDLAEISPIFCAGVTTYKALKVSDAKAGDWVAIYGIGGLGHVALQYAKAMGFNVVAVDIQDDKLELATTLGADLTVNAMKTDPINDIKEKVGGVQAAVSVAVNKKAFEQAYGSVKRGGTLVVVGLPNDELPIPIFDTVLNGVTVKGSIVGTRKDLQEAIAFAAEGKVKTNISTDSLDNINSIFDRMEQGKINGRVVLTLDD
- a CDS encoding group 1 truncated hemoglobin; amino-acid sequence: MAQTIYEKIGGEEAVAKVVDYFYNELVLKDPSVNHFFENTDMEKQRQHQTKFISFALGGPNQYSGKSMEKAHEGMDIQPAQFDAIAKHLHDALAHYDVPENDIDEALTKVASLREDIIYK
- a CDS encoding sigma-54 dependent transcriptional regulator translates to MIRLLIIDDEREVGNFLSHLFRTKGYESTVLYSGNEFEHLDLTKDLFHLALVDLMLPDISGLEILTKLKRAQPQCKVIIMTGHSTIQTAVEAIKRGANDYIAKPFDELDVLEQQIDDFLISDISETEQKVYQIAQDAGLVVGENQEMKDLLKTAYKVSRKNVNVLIEGETGTGKEVLSRFIHEASPKNQEAFIGVNCGAISESLLESELFGHEKGSFTGATRERKGLFEVTNNGTLFLDEIVEASHAIQVKLLRVLETGEFMRIGSEKHIRTNVRVLAATNENLMEAVKKKKFREDLFYRLNVVTLTIPPLRNRKEDIPVLVEMFLQKHTENELTFSVDAMKRLQSYDWPGNVRELMNVLTRAVMLTDPEQKIIVAEDLPLPKDSLPSSFKVTNNERAGEVEPLCEIEEMLNTCIEEIISVVNKEDEIQLESVLNRVKGFEKELGKALIQETLRDTLGNRKEAAKRLNISIRKLRYLLNEKTYSPKESS
- a CDS encoding D-alanyl-D-alanine carboxypeptidase family protein, with amino-acid sequence MLKNSFLLVTLIIINLFVSSTAYGKAAPPTIKSKAAVMIDAKTGAILFEKNADASMYPASLTKMATAIYAIENGNLNVIVTVSEKARNTDGTKVYLEKGEQVTLRKLIQGLLINSGNDAGVAIAEHLSGNLKTFSTDINNYLKEKIKVKHTHFQNPHGLYDPEHQTTAKDLAKITQYALKNETFKEIFGTKKLKWNGKTWDTTLLTHHKLLRGEIPYEGITGGKTGFVNESGYTLATSAKRDDLSLIVITLNSRTNKDAYDDTTKLLDYGFNHFQRDSIEAGKIFEIGTEKFQATKQLFFTHLLNDVIDLNIKNDGTLQIKDGEGDVIQSFDLQEVNEEASNHSSSMEEDETKDLFQKNSSMWLLITALLLLSSFAILRQRFRK
- a CDS encoding recombinase family protein, with the protein product MRKAVIYCRVSTKKEAQHSSLERQREELQKLAVDYEFEVIQTISEKASGYDVDRDGILEVLQLFRDKEAEVLLIQDETRLGRGNAKIALLHALNKDKADIFTVSQQGQLQLSESDSMVLEIVGIVEEYQRKLHNLKIKRGMKRAVEKGYQPQNNLKNQHINSGRDRKEVPIEEIVRLRQRKLTFADIAATLRGFGYDVSKATVHRRYREYVRETEHLSNEDDLH
- a CDS encoding iron-containing alcohol dehydrogenase, whose translation is MHINKFVTPEIIFGSNAIEQTGDACRRLGAKKVLIVSDRGVIEAGWLERIIENCKNSGLEWSSFYEVTTNPKDYEVEKGSRIYIEQECDAIIGVGGGSALDVAKGIAILATNQVEIHQYEGVDKIEKPLPPMVMVATTAGSGSEVSQFSVIVDSKRKKKMTIVSKTLIPDIAIVDPYTLVTKDPSLTASTGMDVLTHAIESYVSIASTSLTDIQAESALTLVAKNLRPSVASKTNRSAKEAMAMASLQAGLAFSNAILGAAHAISHAIGGRFPMAHGEINAILLPHVMEFNFIAAPDKFKKIAQLMGVDTRCMTEKEAVMQAINLVNEISRDIGAPQSLKEIGLTEEHVSSMSEIAIADACMITNPRDTTIKNVKQLILKAM